One region of Triticum aestivum cultivar Chinese Spring chromosome 6B, IWGSC CS RefSeq v2.1, whole genome shotgun sequence genomic DNA includes:
- the LOC123136173 gene encoding WD repeat-containing protein 11 has protein sequence MMAAPAASPAARSRGNAAGGGGSATSTMLPGPASRGNGGCIDLSTSGLLAHGAGSSVVVSDPRSMQLVCVLPMPSSSATSPASFVTAVRWAPAASASSLAAAEDAAGAEDDHRPLRLAAGDRHGRIAVWDARARAVLRLLSLDESRSVAPGTSGGVQDLCWIHHASGWLLASIHGPSLLCIWETSNNPRVLWMFDASPEYLSCLRRDPFDDRHLCALGLKGFLLSAVPRHDSDISLKEHRIVCGAGDVAELQRLEKEISAPAPAPALAAFPLFAARLCFSPLWRHILYAVYPRELVVFELNYSIALSVASLPRGFGKFTDVMADTDLDLLYCTHADGKLSIWKRKEGEQVHLLHAVEELMPSIGTVVPPPAVLATTIWQSESIFRIIDRQSQDLALMQSSQSIIFDTKSNQNMYRGTMTYLTSISEDGKIWSWHLTFDKSVSSKKINLGTSNHSDAGTSNPRSNGLDFTIKITLMGQLHLLSSTVTTLAVPSPSLLATVARGGNNPAPAVPLVALGTQNGTIEVVDVLANAVSVSFAVHSSTVRGLRWLGNSRLVSFSYNQVSDKSGGFNNKLIITCLRSGLNRPFRVLQKPERAAIRALRASSSGRYLLIMFRDAPVEVWAMTKNPMMLRSLALPFTVLEWTLPAAPRPSQNASKQSSPSKEGTAAESSDETSESFAFALVNGALGVFEVHGRRIRDFRPKWPSSSFASSDGLVTAMAYRLPHVVMGDRSGNIRWWDVITGLSSSFSTHREGIRRIKFSPVVHGDRSRGRIAVLFYDNTFSIFDLDSADPLANALLHPQSPGTLVLELDWLSTRTRKDEPLVLCIAGADSSFRLVEVNTDTKINSASRLLTTKERFRPMPLCLPILFPTAHALALRMILQLGVKPSWFECNNSDKLASNSFKEGPSTFGDLRSYMIETTLPPIGDSVVAELLLKVLEPYRKDGCILDDGRASLYSAIVNKGTCARFAFAAAIFGDFQEALFWLQLPQALQHSLDKSTSRSSEGFESSVRADSEQTSTLNRIASSERSAARNAANDTASYGQLSTMAFKQEQLWFNANERIPWHDKLDSEDALQKRIHELVSLGNLEAAVSLLLSTPPEGTNFYPNALRAVVLSSAVSRSLHELAVKVVAANMVRTDKSLSGTHLLCAVGKYQEACSQLQDAGCWIDAATLAATHLRGSDYARVLQRWAGFVLRGEQNMWRALILYVAAGALPEALETLRSNQRQDTAALFLLACHEIYSQITTESKPADEMPGSATERSQKLLFPSKNVSDENLTAVSEVFGQYQQKLIHLCMDMEPIVN, from the exons ATGATGGCCGCGCCGGCCGCCTCCCCGGCGGCGCGATCGCGCGGCaatgccgccggcggcggcggcagcgccacGTCGACGATGCTCCCGGGCCCGGCCAGCCGCGGCAACGGCGGCTGCATCGACCTCAGCACCTCGGGCCTCCTCGCGCACGGCGCCGGCAGCAGCGTCGTCGTCTCCGACCCGCGCTCCATGCAGCTCGTCTGCGTCCTCCCCAtgccctcctcctccgccacctcgcccgcctccttcgtcACCGCCGTGCGCTGGGCGCCCGCGGCCAgcgcctcctccctcgccgccgccgaggacgccgccggCGCCGAGGACGACCACCGCCcgctccgcctcgccgccggcgaccgccACGGCCGCATCGCCGTCTGGGACGCCCGCGCGCGCGCCGTGCTGCGCCTGCTCAGCCTCGACGAGTCCCGCAGCGTCGCGCCCGGCACCAGCGGGGGCGTCCAGGACCTCTGCTGGATCCACCACGCCTCCGGCTGGCTCCTCGCCTCCATCCACGGGCCCTCGCTGCTCTGCATCTGGGAGACCAGCAACAACCCCCGCGTGCTCTGGATGTTCGACGCCTCGCCCGAGTACCTCTCCTGCCTCCGCCGGGACCCCTTCGACGACCGCCACCTCTGCGCCCTAGGTCTCAAGGGCTTCCTCCTCTCCGCTGTACCACGGCATGACTCCGACATCTCGTTGAAGGAGCATAGGATCGTTTGCGGCGCCGGGGACGTGGCAGAGCTGCAGAGGCTGGAGAAGGAGATATCAGCGCCGGCGCCAGCCCCGGCGCTCGCGGCTTTCCCGCTCTTTGCGGCAAGGCTGTGCTTCTCCCCACTGTGGAGACACATCCTATATGCCGTGTACCCTCGGGAGCTTGTCGTCTTTGAACTTAACTACAGCATTGCGCTCTCTGTTGCTTCATTGCCAAGGGGGTTCGGCAAGTTCACGGATGTTATGGCCGATACTGATCTTGACCTGCTCTATTGCACGCATGCTGATGGCAAGCTGAGCATCTGGAAGCGCAAGGA GGGTGAACAAGTACATTTGTTGCATGCAGTGGAAGAGCTCATGCCTTCAATTGGTACCGTTGTTCCTCCCCCAGCCGTTCTTGCTACTACGATCTGGCAGTCAGAGTCCATTTTTCGTATCATCGACAGACAATCTCAGGATTTGGCACTTATGCAATCTTCACAGTCTATCATCTTTGATACAAAGTCGAACCAGAACATGTATCGAGGGACCATGACATATCTAACATCGATATCTGAAGATGGCAAGATCTGGTCATGGCATTTGACTTTTGACAAGTCAGTATCTTCCAAGAAAATTAATCTAG GTACATCGAACCATAGTGATGCTGGAACTTCCAACCCACGCTCCAATGGGCTTGATTTTACAATAAAG ATTACTTTGATGGGCCAGCTTCATCTTTTGTCGTCTACTGTGACTACTCTAGCTGTGCCATCTCCTTCTTTACTTGCCACAGTAGCCC GTGGTGGAAACAATCCTGCTCCAGCAGTACCACTTGTTGCTCTAGGAACTCAAAATGGGACCATTGAAGTTGTTGACGTATTGGCTAATGCAGTTTCTGTCAGCTTTGCTGTTCATAGCAGCACAGTCAGAGGCTTAAGATGGCTTGGAAACTCACGCCTTGTTTCCTTCTCATATAATCAG GTTAGTGATAAGAGTGGAGGATTCAATAATAAGCTTATTATCACATGCCTGAGAAGTGGGCTAAATCGCCCATTCCGTGTGCTCCAAAAGCCTGAACGTGCAGCAATAAGAGCATTGAGGGCATCTTCGTCTGGAAG GTACCTTCTGATTATGTTTCGTGATGCTCCTGTTGAAGTGTGGGCCATGACAAAGAACCCGATGATG CTTAGATCCTTGGCTCTTCCTTTTACGGTGTTAGAATGGACACTGCCAGCGGCACCACGACCAAGTCAGAATGCATCTAAGCAATCGTCTCCCTCCAAAG AGGGTACTGCTGCAGAAAGTTCTGATGAAACATCCGAAAGTTTTGCTTTTGCGTTAGTCAATGGTGCTCTTGGTGTGTTTGAAGTGCACGGACGGCGAATACGAGATTTTAG GCCAAAGTGGCCGTCATCATCATTTGCCTCTTCAGATGGCCTGGTTACTGCTATGGCTTATCGTCTTCCCCATGTT GTGATGGGGGATAGATCCGGCAACATTCGATGGTGGGACGTTATAAcaggcctttcttcttcttttagCACCCACAGGGAAGGCATTAGGAGGATTAAGTTTTCTCCTGTTGTTCACGGTGATCGGAGTAGAGGACGCATTGCTGTGCTCTTCTATGATAATACATTCTCTATATTTGACCTG GATAGTGCAGATCCCTTGGCAAATGCCCTTCTCCATCCACAATCTCCTGGCACACTCGTCTTGGAGCTTGATTGGTTATCAACCCGAACAAGGAAGGATGAACCACTTGTATTATGCATCGCTGGAGCTGATAGTAGCTTTCGTCTGGTTGAAGTTAACAC TGATACCAAGATCAATTCTGCTTCTAGGCTGCTGACTACAAAAGAGAGATTTAGGCCAATGCCATTATGCCTACCAATACTATTCCCCACAGCACATGCTTTG GCTCTGCGTATGATTCTGCAGCTCGGTGTGAAGCCTTCTTGGTTTGAATGCAATAATAGTGATAAATTAGCCTCTAACAGCTTTAAGGAAGGACCGTCAACCTTTGGGGATCTTCGTTCATACATGATTGAGACAACACTTCCTCCTATTGGTGATTCTGTAGTGGCTGAATTGCTGCTTAAAGTGTTGGAGCCATACAGAAAGGATG GTTGCATCCTTGATGATGGAAGAGCCAGCTTATATTCAGCTATAGTAAATAAAGGAACTTGTGCAAGGTTTGCATTTGCTGCTGCTATTTTTGGTGATTTCCAAGAAGCACTTTTCTGGTTACAGCTTCCGCAAGCCCTTCAGCATTCCCTGGATAAATCGACAAGTAGATCAAGTGAGGGCTTCGAATCAAGTGTACGCGCTGATTCTGAACAAACTTCCACATTAAACAGGATAGCTTCAAGCGAGAGGTCTGCAGCCAGAAATGCGGCCAATGATACTGCG AGTTATGGGCAATTAAGTACAATGGCATTTAAGCAAGAGCAATTGTGGTTCAATGCGAATGAAAGGATACCTTGGCATGACAAGCTTGATAGTGAAGATGCTTTGCAAAAGCGTATTCATGA GCTTGTCTCTCTTGGAAATTTGGAAGCTGCGGTGTCCTTGCTACTTTCAACTCCTCCTGAAGGAACAAATTTTTATCCTAATGCATTAAGAGCAGTTGTATTGTCATCTGCAGTGTCAAGATCTTTACATGAACTTGCAGTGAAG GTCGTTGCAGCCAATATGGTTAGAACAGACAAATCATTATCTGGAACACATCTTCTGTGTGCAGTGGGGAAATATCAGGAAGCATGCTCTCAG CTTCAAGATGCTGGTTGCTGGATTGATGCTGCTACTTTGGCTGCAACTCATTTGCGTGGATCTGACTACGCAAG GGTACTGCAGAGGTGGGCTGGTTTTGTTCTTCGTGGTGAACAAAATATGTGGAG AGCTCTAATACTATATGTTGCTGCTGGAGCACTCCCGGAGGCTTTAGAGACGCTCCGCAGCAACCAGCGACAAGACACTGCCGCTCTGTTCTTGCTTGCCTGCCATGAGATCTATTCACAAATTACCACAGAGTCTAAGCCTGCGGATGAGATGCCTGGATCAGCAACGGAGCGGAGTCAAAAGCTCCTGTTCCCATCCAAGAATGTGAGTGATGAGAACCTGACCGCGGTCAGCGAGGTCTTCGGGCAGTACCAGCAGAAACTGATTCATCTTTGCATGGATATGGAACCAATTGTGAACTGA